One stretch of Calonectris borealis chromosome 5, bCalBor7.hap1.2, whole genome shotgun sequence DNA includes these proteins:
- the ITPK1 gene encoding inositol-tetrakisphosphate 1-kinase isoform X13 has protein sequence MQDERICSPPFMELTSACGEDTLQLIEKNGLAFPFICKTRVAHGTNSHEMAIIFNQEGLKAVRPPCVIQSFINHNAVLYKVFVVGESYTVVKRPSLKNFSAGISDRESIFFNSHNVSKPESSSVLTALDKIEGVFERPNDDVIREISKALRQALGVSLFGIDIIINNQTGQHAVIDINAFPGYEGVSEFFTDLLNHIAAVLQGQAPEVTQLNRSKLLAEQTSGIMDERICCASTGCLSVMGKDSSWIVESETNSSVKLQHQRLGCNSAVSPSFQQHCVATLATKASSQ, from the exons atgagAGGATCTGTTCACCACCCTTTATGGAGCTGACAAGTGCCTGTGGAGAAGATACCTTGCAGCTTATAGAGAAGAATGGACTGGCATTCCCATTCA TTTGTAAAACCAGAGTGGCCCATGGAACCAACTCCCACGAG ATGGCGATCATCTTCAACCAGGAGGGCCTGAAAGCTGTCCGCCCCCCTTGCGTCATTCAGAGCTTCATCAATCACAATGCCGTGCTGTATAAAGTCTTTGTGGTCGGGGAATCCTACACGGTGGTGAAAAGACCATCTTTAAAGAACTTCTCTGCGGGAATCTCAG ACAGAGAATCGATATTTTTCAACAGCCACAATGTTTCAAAGCCAGAATCCTCATCTGTCTTAACAGCA CTGGATAAAATCGAAGGAGTATTTGAGCGGCCAAATGACGACGTCATCCGGGAAATCTCTAAGGCGCTGCGGCAAGCTCTGGGAGTTTCCCTCTTTGGAATTGATATCATCATTAACAATCAGACTGGGCAGCATGCGGTCATTGATATAAATGCATTCCCAG gtTACGAGGGTGTTTCTGAATTTTTCACAGATCTCTTGAATCACATAGCTGCTGTCCTGCAGGGTCAAGCACCTGAGGTGACCCAGCTAAACCGCAGCAAGCTCCTGGCAGAGCAGACCAGCGGGATCATGGACGAGCGGATATGCTGCGCTAGCACAGGCTGTCTCAGCGTCATGGGAAAAGACTCCTCCTGGATTGTGGAAAGCGAGACCAACAGCTCAGTAAAACTGCAACACCAGAGACTAGGCTGCAACTCCGCAGTGTCCCCCAGCTTCCAGCAGCACTGCGTCGCTACGTTGGCAACAAAAGCTTCTTCTCAATAA
- the ITPK1 gene encoding inositol-tetrakisphosphate 1-kinase isoform X12, giving the protein MEASVNQEQYADDEWEQQCVVSSDERICSPPFMELTSACGEDTLQLIEKNGLAFPFICKTRVAHGTNSHEMAIIFNQEGLKAVRPPCVIQSFINHNAVLYKVFVVGESYTVVKRPSLKNFSAGISDRESIFFNSHNVSKPESSSVLTALDKIEGVFERPNDDVIREISKALRQALGVSLFGIDIIINNQTGQHAVIDINAFPGYEGVSEFFTDLLNHIAAVLQGQAPEVTQLNRSKLLAEQTSGIMDERICCASTGCLSVMGKDSSWIVESETNSSVKLQHQRLGCNSAVSPSFQQHCVATLATKASSQ; this is encoded by the exons atgagAGGATCTGTTCACCACCCTTTATGGAGCTGACAAGTGCCTGTGGAGAAGATACCTTGCAGCTTATAGAGAAGAATGGACTGGCATTCCCATTCA TTTGTAAAACCAGAGTGGCCCATGGAACCAACTCCCACGAG ATGGCGATCATCTTCAACCAGGAGGGCCTGAAAGCTGTCCGCCCCCCTTGCGTCATTCAGAGCTTCATCAATCACAATGCCGTGCTGTATAAAGTCTTTGTGGTCGGGGAATCCTACACGGTGGTGAAAAGACCATCTTTAAAGAACTTCTCTGCGGGAATCTCAG ACAGAGAATCGATATTTTTCAACAGCCACAATGTTTCAAAGCCAGAATCCTCATCTGTCTTAACAGCA CTGGATAAAATCGAAGGAGTATTTGAGCGGCCAAATGACGACGTCATCCGGGAAATCTCTAAGGCGCTGCGGCAAGCTCTGGGAGTTTCCCTCTTTGGAATTGATATCATCATTAACAATCAGACTGGGCAGCATGCGGTCATTGATATAAATGCATTCCCAG gtTACGAGGGTGTTTCTGAATTTTTCACAGATCTCTTGAATCACATAGCTGCTGTCCTGCAGGGTCAAGCACCTGAGGTGACCCAGCTAAACCGCAGCAAGCTCCTGGCAGAGCAGACCAGCGGGATCATGGACGAGCGGATATGCTGCGCTAGCACAGGCTGTCTCAGCGTCATGGGAAAAGACTCCTCCTGGATTGTGGAAAGCGAGACCAACAGCTCAGTAAAACTGCAACACCAGAGACTAGGCTGCAACTCCGCAGTGTCCCCCAGCTTCCAGCAGCACTGCGTCGCTACGTTGGCAACAAAAGCTTCTTCTCAATAA
- the CHGA gene encoding chromogranin-A, translating into MGRPGLLAVLLLAVPAISLPVTNDMNKGDTKVMKCIVEVISDTLSKPNPLPISEECLETLRGDERIISILRHQNLLKELQEIAAQGASERTQQQKKNSGFEDELSEVLESQNDNIKQRDAAGERPEEEQPTVSLGELAVQKTRQNEDSREKGKNSLEEREPRPRDADPGEKENQEEAESNEIGDTEDAQRDEALDNHISKDFSEDEQQRGDEEEQPRGPTDSLELEDEGEQPFRQGQEQSKETAGERVEREDDGGDDAAEEDPTETERSLDLAEEDEEAEEMQGDDNNDDALGFGKDGRSSEEEEEEEEEEQPRALRGGRHRLEDEEAQGEEDTFQPRDAKSEETEESSREWEDSKRWNKMDELAKQLTSKKRMEENDSGEDPDRSMKMAFRSRKYDFSSPEEDVRRSWKHHSKKDSSEGGFPLAPMPEEKKDEEGSANRRTEDQELESLAAIEAELERVAHKLHELRRG; encoded by the exons GTCATGAAGTGCATTGTAGAGGTCATCTCTGATACTTTATCGAAGCCAAACCCCCTGCCGATCAGTGAGGAATGCCTAGAAACACTCAGAGGAG ATGAACGAATCATTTCTATCCTTCGCCACCAAAATTTATTGAAGGAACTTCAGGAAATTGCAGCTCAAG GTGCCAGTGAAAGAACTCAGCAGCAGAAGAAGAACAGTGGCTTCGAAGATGAACTTTCCGAAGTCCTTGAAAGTCAGAACGACAACATCAAGCAGAGAG ATGCGGCAGGGGAGCGCCCTGAAGAGGAGCAGCCCACGGTGTCCCTGGGTGAGCTGGCAGTACAGAAGACTCGGCAAAATGAAGATtcaagagagaagggaaagaacagcctggaggagagggagCCCAGGCCACGGGATGCCGACCCTGGTGAGAAGGAGAATCAGGAGGAAGCAGAGAGCAACGAGATCGGGGACACAGAGGACGCCCAGCGAGACGAAGCTTTGGACAACCACATCAGCAAAGACTTCAGCGAGGATGAGCAGCAGCGAGGGGATGAAGAGGAGCAGCCCAGAGGCCCCACAGACAGCCTGGAGCTCGAGGACGAGGGAGAGCAGCCATTCAGGCAGGGTCAGGAGCAGAGCAAGGAGACGGCAGGGGAACGTGTAGAGCGGGAGGATGACGGAGGAGATGATGCTGCAGAGGAGGACCCTACTGAAACAGAGAGGTCACTTGATTTGGCTGAGGAGGACGAGGAGGCTGAGGAGATGCAGGGAGATGACA ATAACGACGATGCTCTGGGATTTGGCAAAGATGGGCGGagctctgaggaggaggaggaggaggaggaggaagagcagccccGAGCACTAAGAGGAGGAAGGCATCGCCTGGAGGATGAGGAGGCGCAGGGGGAGGAGGACACCTTCCAGCCCAGGGATGCCAAAAGCGAGGAGACTGAGGAGTCCTCCAGGGAGTGGGAAGACTCCAAGAGGTGGAACAAAATGGATGAGCTGGCCAAGCAGCTGACATCAAAGAAGCGCATGGAGGAAAATGATAGTGGGGAAGACCCAGACAGGTCCATGAAAATGGCATTTAGGTCCCGCAAGTATGACTTCAGTAGTCCAGAGGAAGACGTGAGAAGGTCATGGAAGCATCATTCGAAGAAGGACAGCAGCGAAGGAGGCTTCCCACTTGCTCCCATGCCCGAAGAAAAGAAGGATGAGGAAGGCAGCGCTAACAGGAGAACGGAG GACCAGGAGCTGGAGAGCCTGGCCGCCATTGAGGCTGAGCTGGAGCGTGTCGCCCACAAGCTGCACGAGCTGAGGCGAGGCTGa